One segment of Labrenzia sp. CE80 DNA contains the following:
- a CDS encoding UTRA domain-containing protein, with protein sequence MNEPDTNTWQGIQEEVLRRIRDRIWQPGTRIPKEMDLAKEFGCSRTTVNRALRELAESGVLERKRRSGTRVALHPIARTVIDVQIVRREIEDRGAVYGYGLIKREIKVPPHAITFAMELPQGEEMLHLMAVHLADGAPYALEDRWVSLTTVPEAVEVDFAKQSANEWLLENVPFNRAMLTILASSATDFEQEFLAAAPGASVLQMERATWCDGGSVTFVTLSYQTGHRIISSTTG encoded by the coding sequence TTGAACGAACCGGACACAAACACCTGGCAAGGAATACAGGAAGAAGTCCTACGCCGGATACGGGATCGTATCTGGCAACCCGGGACTCGCATTCCGAAGGAAATGGACCTTGCCAAGGAGTTCGGATGTTCGCGAACCACAGTGAACAGGGCGTTGAGGGAACTTGCTGAAAGCGGAGTTTTAGAACGAAAACGGCGTTCCGGGACACGCGTTGCTCTACATCCGATTGCACGAACAGTGATTGATGTCCAGATTGTGCGCCGTGAGATCGAAGACCGTGGGGCCGTTTATGGCTATGGACTGATCAAGCGAGAAATCAAAGTTCCACCGCATGCTATTACATTTGCAATGGAGTTGCCTCAGGGCGAGGAAATGCTGCATTTGATGGCCGTCCATCTGGCCGATGGAGCTCCATATGCACTCGAGGATCGATGGGTCAGTCTGACCACCGTACCAGAAGCAGTTGAGGTGGATTTCGCAAAGCAATCTGCCAACGAGTGGCTCTTGGAAAATGTCCCTTTTAACCGTGCAATGCTGACCATACTGGCGAGTTCGGCGACCGACTTCGAGCAAGAATTCCTCGCAGCGGCGCCGGGGGCATCCGTTCTGCAGATGGAACGTGCAACCTGGTGTGATGGCGGATCAGTGACATTTGTGACGCTGTCCTACCAAACGGGACATCGGATTATCAGCTCGACAACGGGCTAG